The region CACGAATGGATGGTCTGAGGGGCTACCCCGACGCCAGGACCCGACGGCCGGGGAAGGGATTTGAGACTAATATCTGGGTCAGAACACCCTAGGCCAGGGTCGGGTCTGGGACAGGAAAAGGTAAGGGGCCAACCGCTGGGGCTCACATACCCGAAGTTTTCTTCTCCACCATTTCCACAACACAGCTGCCGGAAGAGCATACGGCGCCGGCGCGCTATAAACCACCCTCGCCCCAGCCGTGGAAGGCGGTGCCATCACTTCCGGCGGCGCGTCCTTCTGCGCGTGCGCAGAATCATCCCAGTGCGCCCACGCAGGACGTGGTGTTGCCTAGGAGACGAGAAAGCTTTCCGCCATATTTTATGGGGGCAAAACTACTTCCGGTTTAAGTGGTTGTGTATTTTGTGGGACCCCCCGAAATGTATCACTTGAAAGAGGCGATGCCAGTGgtctttttttgagaaatgtcatTTTCCTTCGGTTCTTCTGAAGATGCCATTACCGCAAAGGCAACCCCTGGAGCTTCTCCCGGGGGCGCTAGAGATGATGGGCTGGACTACCAACGAAAGGCAGGCTTGAGTGGGCAATCCGAGAGGCCCCCCGGGACCCTCTGCCGAAAGCTCCACCCCCCTTGCCCCTGGGGGCCGCAGACTGCTCGGCCTTCTCCCTCCTAGCCGCCGGCTCCTCCGCGCGCCCCCACCGCCGTGCTCTCCCAGCCTTCCGCCCCGCGGCTCCGGGCAGGGCTGTGGCAAAGACCCGCCTCCGCATCCCGCCCGACCTGCGGGGGGTCACTTCCCCTCTCCGGGTTTCAGTTTCCTCGTGTGTCGGGAGGCACTGGGCCGGCCTGGCTCTCACCGcagtcatcggctccggaccgcCGGCGCgagcccccgcccctcccccgctccgCGGCCGGGCGCCCCCTCTGCCGGCTCCGCGCTACCCGCGCGCTCACGCCCGGATACAATCCTCCCCTTGTCCGCGGGGCCGGCTTCTCGAGTTTTCAGTAGCTTCGGGCTACGCCTTTTTTCCAGGGCGgcgccccagccctgctcctcctcGCGGCGGGCCGCACGGCAGCCCCGGTCCCTCTTCTCAGAGCCCCTCCCCGGAGCTGGGATCCGGACGCACAGCCCCAGCGCCCTGCGAGCCTGCGTGCGGTCTCCGCCCGCTCCCTCGCCATGGCCTCCTCCCGCCCGGGACTCCGGCTCCTGCCggggctcctgctgctgctgctgctgcctccgCCTCCTGCAACCTCGGCCTCCGACCGTCCGCGGGGCAGCGACCCGGTCAACCCAGGTGAGAACCCCGGAGCGCGGAGCCGAGCGGGTGCCGGGTTTGCGTGCCTGCCCGCGGCGCCGGGGAAGGGGTCAAGGCCTCTCCCACGCCGCGCGCCCTCCACCCGGTGAGCCACGCGGCCCCTCGCCCACTGCCCACCCTGGGCTAGGATTTCCAGCCTCGCATGTGAACTGACCCCGAATTCCTGGGTGTTACTCCCATCCAGCTCTCCACTGGGGCCGAAGTTCCCCTGGTTGGGAAGAGTTTAAGAGGGAATCGGAAAAATACGGAAGGACAGGAGCAGCGTCGGAGGGAGGGCGAGGGGGTCTGCGGTGAGCCGAGCGCGTGGGGCGGTGAGCTGGGTGAGTGGGTCCCGAGCGCCAATTCCCGGCTGGTGACAGAGAAGCTGCTGGTGATCACGGTGGCCACAGCCGAGACGGAAGGATACCGGCGTTTCCTGCGGTCCGCGGAGTTCTTCAACTACACAGTGCGGGTGAGGAGAGGAATGCCTGCCGGTCCctgaggggaggaggggcgggaGGAGTGGGCTGAGGGCTGGCTGCTTGGGGCCCCGCGGTGAGCCTGGTCAGGAGGGCCCCTCTGGCCGACTGAGCCCCTCCCTGGCTTGGCGGGTCTCCCTCCGCACCCCACAGACCCTGGGCCTGGGAGAGGAGTGGCGAGGGGGTGATGTGGCCCGAACGGTTGGTGGCGGACAGAAGGTCAGGTGGCTcaagaaggagatggagaaatacGCAGACCGGGAGGATATGGTCATCATGTTTGTGGACAGGTAAAGGGGCCGCTGACGGGGAGGCGGGGGCGAGCAGGAGGAGGGTGTAAGCAGCCCGAGGTTCCCGTGGCTGTCCTGCTCACGCCCAGTCTTTCTCACCCAGCTACGACGTGATTCTGGCCGGCAGCCCCTCGGAGCTGCTGAAGAAGTTTGTCCAGACCGGCAGCCGCCTGCTCTTCTCTGCGGAGGGCTTCTGCTGGCCCGAGTGGGGGCTGGCAGAGCAGTACCCTGAGGTGGGCACCGGGAAGCGCTTCCTCAACTCTGGTGGTGAGTGGCAGAGTGCCcaaggtgtggggggagggggtactgGGGCATGGAGCATGGCAGGGGGGGGGGTGTTGCTGGGGCATGGAGCATTCCAGGGGCCTGAGGGCTAGAGAGGGAATAGGGATGGGTCCCTGGGACCCTGAGAGTCTTAGGGTCAGCGCCCACCCACCCCTACAGGATTCATTGGCTTTGCCCCCACCATCCACCAAGTTGTCCGCCAGTGGAAGTACAAGGACGATGACGACGACCAGCTGTTCTATACGCGACTCTACCTGGACCCGGGGCTCAGGGTAGGGAGGGATGGTGGAGGGTGGCCACCTGCGGCCCTGGGCGCAGCCTGAAGGGGTGATGAGGGTGCTAGGGCTTTAGGGAGGCTCTAGAAAGAGGGTAGTGATGGCCCACCCCATTTCATCCCATCCAGGAGAAACTCAGCCTCAATCTGGATCATAAATCCCGGATCTTTCAGAACCTCAATGGGGCTTTAGGTGAGGAGAAAGGGTTCCacttctgtgattttatttaagGGAGGACCTAGGGTTACCCCCCGTTACAGGGGAGGAAAATGCCTTTGTGACGATGACTTGCCCGGGTCACCTCGGGAGGAGGGTGGAGCTCCCCAGGGTGGCCGGAGTCTAGTCAGTACCCTTGGGAGAGAGACAATGgccgctccccccccccacgcccctggAGCCACAgtccttcatcctctctctggAGCATCTgggctccccgcccccctccataTTTAGAAGCATCTGTTGCTTGGCAGCTTTGAGAGGAAAAGAGTATAAAGCTGggctttccttccccagatgaggTGGTTTTAAAGTTTGATCGGAACCGTGTACGTATCCGGAATGTGGCCTATGACACGCTTCCCGTCGTGGTCCATGGGAACGGCCCCACTAAGGTGCTCCAGCGGATCATaccctcagccccccacccctgccccagtcaGATCTAGCCCCCACCCCTGTGTACCCCCAGCCCTTCCAAGCAGCCAGTCCTCCCCAGCCCCATTGGCAGAGGTACTGGGAGAGGTTCTGAGTGtccatctctcccctccctgccctgtcccctgtCCGTCCACCTGACCGTCCTCAGCTCTGCTGCTGGACCCCTTCgcttcctcctctcactgccTCTCCCAACAGCTCCAGCTGAATTACCTGGGAAACTATGTCCCTAACGGCTGGACCCCCCAGGGAGGCTGTGGGTTCTGCGGCCGGGACCGGAGGACACTCCCGGGGGGGCAGGTGaggaggggtgcagggagagggtGCTGAGGGGCGGGGCACGGGCCAGAGCTCCTGGGGACTCTCAGCCTGCCAGGGTGGTAGAGGACACACCGGTGTGAGGgcccaggctctcctctgagcaccATCTTGTGCCTTCCAGCCTCCCCCCCGGGTGCTTCTGGCTGTGTTTGTGGAACAACCTACCCCGTTCCTGCCCCGCTTCCTACAGCGGCTGCTGCTCCTGGACTATCCCCCCGCCAGGATCACCCTCTTCCTGCATAACAACGTGAGACACCCCGGCAGGCGGCCTCTCCCTTGTGCGCCCTCCCAGGGGGCTTTGCCCCTGCCTGGATTGGAACTCCCGCCCACCCCCATGCCCACCCAGATTCCTTCCTACACCCTTTCTGCTCACCACCTGCCCCCTCCTGTCCCTCAGACCCCATCTTCTTGGTCCTCTCTACCCCCCCTTCTCCAGGAGGTGTACCATGAGCCCCACATCGCAGACTCCTGGCCCCAGCTCCAGGACCACTTCTCAGCTGTGAAGCTGGTGGGGCCAGAGGAGGCCCTGACGCCGGGCGAGGCCAGGGACATGGCCATGTGAGTGAGCACTGGGCGGGGAGCACGGGTGAGAGCCAAGGGGGTCTGCCAGCCGCCGCACCCACCCTTCTCCGTCCACACGCTGTGCAGCCTGTGCTCAGCCTTCACGGGGGCGCCCTCGCAGCCAGGAgaacctcggggtcctggggaaGCAAGCACACCACCCCCCTACCCCAATAGGCCCAAGAGTCAAGAGAGAATCGCTCTAATGAGCGGCAGGGCCGGGAGCCGAAGGCCCCCCCAgagtcttcctcttcttcctcttgctgGTGCTTCTACCcactttcttcttcccctcctcagCGGGTAGTGGGGGGGTTCTCCTACCCACCGtgcagccccctcctccccccacccgctCCCGTTTTACCCCTCTGCTCCCCGATCTTTCCCCTCCAGGGACACTTGCCGGCAGGACCCGGAGTGCGAATTCTACTTCAGCCTGGATGCCGACGCCGTCCTCACCAACCAGCAGACTCTGCGCATCCTCATCGAAGAGAACAGGTCGCTCGCCCGGCTCAGCCAGAGGGTCCCCAGATAGTCCCCGGGGACTCCCTGCCCCCCCTCCTTCCTGGGACCCGGGGCTCACCTGCGCCCGGCCCTCCGCTCCGCCTGTCCGCAGGAAGGTGATCGCGCCCATGCTGTCCCGCCACGGGAAGCTGTGGTCCAACTTCTGGGGAGCCCTGAGCCCCGACGAGTACTACGCGCGCTCAGAGGACTACGTAGAGCTGGTACAGCGGAAGCGAGTGTGAGTCCTGCCGCGGTCCCTCATGTCCATCGGGGCCCACACATCCCTGCGCTCTCCCCCCAGGTTCCCCCCGCCCCGTCACAAAGGGCCCCGGCTTTGGGGCCGGGCTCACGGGGCAGTCGGCCCGAGGTGCTGTGACTGGAAGCCGGTGGACCTTCCGGCTCGGAGAGTGGGGTGCCCCAAGGGCAGGGGCTCTGGGGTTGACCTGGGCGGCCTTGGGGGAGGGCCCCCCACCTCACTGACCCCCGTGTGGGTGCCTCCAGGGGCGTGTGGAATGTGCCCTATATATCCCAGGCGTACGTGATCCGTGGTGAGACCCTGAGGACAGAGCTGCCCCAGAGGGAGGTGTTCTCGGACAGCGACACTGACCCCGACATGGCCTTCTGCAAGAGCCTGCGGGACAGGGTGAGTGGGGCCTGGGTGCCTGAAGGTGGGGTGCTGGCAGGAAGCCACCGGTGTCTCCTCacaccctccccctgccccactccaGGGCATCTTCCTCCACCTGAGCAATCAGCATGAATTCGGCCGCCTCCTGGCCACTTCCCGGTACGACACCGACCATCTGCACCCTGACCTCTGGCAGATCTTCGACAACCCCCTGGTGAGTGCCAGCCGTCTTGCTCCGAGAACAGGACGTGCCCTTGCCCTTGGCTACAGGAGGGCGC is a window of Meles meles chromosome 21, mMelMel3.1 paternal haplotype, whole genome shotgun sequence DNA encoding:
- the PLOD3 gene encoding multifunctional procollagen lysine hydroxylase and glycosyltransferase LH3, with the translated sequence MASSRPGLRLLPGLLLLLLLPPPPATSASDRPRGSDPVNPEKLLVITVATAETEGYRRFLRSAEFFNYTVRTLGLGEEWRGGDVARTVGGGQKVRWLKKEMEKYADREDMVIMFVDSYDVILAGSPSELLKKFVQTGSRLLFSAEGFCWPEWGLAEQYPEVGTGKRFLNSGGFIGFAPTIHQVVRQWKYKDDDDDQLFYTRLYLDPGLREKLSLNLDHKSRIFQNLNGALDEVVLKFDRNRVRIRNVAYDTLPVVVHGNGPTKLQLNYLGNYVPNGWTPQGGCGFCGRDRRTLPGGQPPPRVLLAVFVEQPTPFLPRFLQRLLLLDYPPARITLFLHNNEVYHEPHIADSWPQLQDHFSAVKLVGPEEALTPGEARDMAMDTCRQDPECEFYFSLDADAVLTNQQTLRILIEENRKVIAPMLSRHGKLWSNFWGALSPDEYYARSEDYVELVQRKRVGVWNVPYISQAYVIRGETLRTELPQREVFSDSDTDPDMAFCKSLRDRGIFLHLSNQHEFGRLLATSRYDTDHLHPDLWQIFDNPLDWKEQYIHENYSRALEGEGLVEQPCPDVYWFPLLSDQMCDELVEEMEHYGQWSGGRHEDSRLAGGYENVPTVDIHMKQVGYEDQWLQLLRTYVGPMTESLFPGYHTKTRAVMNFVVRYRPDEQPSLRPHHDSSTFTLNVALNHKGLDYEGGGCRFLRYDCIVASPRKGWGLLHPGRLTHYHEGLPTTRGTRYIMVSFVDP